A region from the Flavobacterium enshiense genome encodes:
- a CDS encoding DUF493 family protein → MDKKTEEFYHRLKEELINSTVWPSEYLFKFIVPTDVDKINVIETSFDGMGAVIETNQSKTGKYTSVSVNVTMKSAQSVIDKYVELTKVEGIISL, encoded by the coding sequence ATGGATAAGAAGACAGAAGAATTTTACCATAGGCTTAAAGAAGAATTAATTAACTCAACGGTATGGCCTTCCGAATATTTGTTTAAATTTATAGTTCCGACGGATGTTGATAAGATTAACGTAATTGAAACTTCATTCGATGGTATGGGAGCGGTAATTGAAACAAATCAGTCAAAGACAGGAAAATATACCAGTGTTTCGGTTAACGTTACCATGAAAAGCGCTCAAAGTGTTATTGATAAGTACGTAGAGCTGACAAAAGTAGAAGGGATTATTTCTTTATAA
- a CDS encoding AAA family ATPase, with protein sequence MAKEIVLIIGGPGSGKTTVIEGLTDKGYLCYPEVSREVIHEARKQGIEQLFLEKPLLFSELLLEGRKKQFQNAVLENKDFVFIDRGIPDVLAYMHYIGDAYPSFFDQACREHKYSKVFILPPWEEIYTSDEARYETYEQAVLIQEHLIETYENYGYSLIEVPKDTLENRIDFILENLKN encoded by the coding sequence GTGGCTAAAGAAATTGTACTAATTATTGGCGGACCCGGATCAGGGAAAACCACTGTTATAGAGGGCTTGACAGATAAAGGATACCTGTGTTATCCCGAAGTTTCGCGCGAAGTAATTCATGAAGCCCGCAAACAGGGAATTGAACAATTATTCCTTGAAAAGCCACTTTTATTCAGTGAATTATTACTGGAAGGAAGAAAAAAACAATTTCAGAATGCCGTTCTTGAAAACAAAGACTTCGTTTTTATCGATCGAGGTATTCCAGATGTTTTGGCATACATGCATTATATAGGCGATGCTTATCCTTCTTTTTTTGATCAGGCCTGCCGAGAGCACAAGTACAGCAAAGTATTCATCCTTCCGCCCTGGGAAGAAATTTACACCAGTGACGAAGCCCGTTACGAAACCTATGAACAAGCTGTCCTAATTCAGGAACACCTTATCGAAACCTACGAAAATTATGGCTATTCGCTTATTGAAGTCCCAAAAGACACTTTGGAAAACCGAATTGATTTTATTCTCGAAAATCTGAAGAATTAA
- a CDS encoding RecQ family ATP-dependent DNA helicase, with the protein MDAQQILKKYWNHDSFREPQEAIIQSVLEGKDAFALLPTGGGKSICFQVPAMIKPGICLVISPLIALMKDQVQNLQKRNIKAIALTGGISSDETIDLLDNCQFGNYKFLYLSPERLQSDWVLERIKGLPINLIAIDEAHCVSQWGHDFRPAYLKISKLKEYFPKVPFLALTASATQRVQDDICTQLGLTNPAVFKKSFARENIAYMVFEAEDKLFRIQQILTKNPEPSIIYVRNRKACHDVSAQVAAMGFKSTFYHGGLTQKEKGKNMQSWLMEDVQVMVATNAFGMGIDKPNVRTVIHIQLPENLENYYQEAGRAGRNGVKAFAVLLLAPSDIQTTESQFLSVLPDKTFLKEVYIKLNNYFQIGYGEGINETFSFNLNHFCQRYKFPVLKTFNAMQFLDNQGIISLSKEFSEKITIRFSLESREIIRYISMNPSDEPVITAILRNYSGVYEIDTAINTNLIARKSGTSEENVIEVLKRMHQKEICILHSQSNDSQLTFNEVREDERTINRIAKFLQQQNEIKIKQFESVIRYVSDKKQCKSRLLLEYFGETDTKECGICSFCITQKKTEKSPLEIAKNVLALLKNSPLSSREIENSLELSTEETIFALQLLLENNKVKINNQNQYISL; encoded by the coding sequence TTGGACGCACAGCAAATTCTAAAAAAATACTGGAACCACGATTCGTTCCGTGAGCCGCAGGAAGCAATTATCCAATCGGTTCTGGAAGGAAAAGACGCTTTTGCACTGCTCCCAACCGGCGGCGGAAAATCGATTTGTTTTCAGGTACCGGCCATGATAAAACCGGGAATCTGCCTGGTTATTTCCCCGTTGATCGCCTTAATGAAAGACCAGGTCCAGAATCTGCAAAAACGAAACATAAAAGCAATCGCTTTAACAGGTGGAATTTCTTCAGACGAAACCATCGATTTGCTTGATAATTGTCAGTTCGGAAACTATAAATTCCTTTATCTTTCCCCGGAACGACTGCAATCTGACTGGGTTTTGGAGCGTATAAAAGGCCTTCCGATAAATCTTATCGCCATTGACGAAGCACATTGTGTCTCGCAATGGGGCCATGATTTCCGACCTGCCTATTTAAAAATTTCAAAACTAAAAGAGTATTTCCCGAAAGTTCCTTTTTTGGCTTTAACAGCTTCAGCCACACAAAGAGTTCAGGACGACATCTGCACACAGCTAGGATTAACAAACCCGGCGGTATTCAAAAAATCATTTGCAAGAGAAAATATTGCTTACATGGTTTTTGAAGCCGAAGACAAGCTTTTCAGAATCCAGCAGATTCTCACTAAAAACCCGGAACCTTCAATAATTTATGTCCGCAACCGAAAAGCCTGCCATGACGTATCGGCACAAGTGGCTGCAATGGGATTCAAAAGCACATTTTATCACGGCGGACTTACACAGAAAGAAAAAGGAAAAAACATGCAGTCATGGCTCATGGAAGATGTTCAGGTAATGGTTGCCACAAACGCCTTTGGCATGGGAATCGACAAACCCAATGTCCGCACGGTAATCCATATCCAACTTCCCGAAAACCTTGAGAATTACTATCAGGAAGCAGGCCGCGCCGGACGAAACGGAGTAAAAGCCTTTGCCGTTTTACTTCTTGCCCCGTCGGATATCCAAACTACAGAAAGCCAGTTTCTTTCCGTATTGCCCGATAAAACCTTTTTAAAAGAAGTTTACATCAAACTCAATAATTATTTTCAGATAGGATACGGCGAAGGTATTAACGAAACTTTCTCGTTTAATCTGAACCATTTTTGCCAGCGGTACAAATTCCCTGTTCTGAAAACCTTCAATGCGATGCAGTTTCTGGACAATCAAGGAATCATTTCACTTTCCAAAGAATTTTCAGAAAAAATCACCATCCGTTTCTCATTAGAAAGCCGTGAAATCATACGTTATATAAGTATGAATCCGTCCGACGAGCCAGTAATTACAGCTATATTACGTAATTATAGCGGAGTATACGAAATAGACACAGCCATCAACACCAATCTGATTGCACGAAAATCAGGCACTTCCGAAGAAAATGTGATCGAAGTGTTGAAACGAATGCATCAGAAGGAAATCTGTATATTACACAGTCAGTCTAACGACAGTCAACTCACCTTCAACGAAGTACGCGAAGACGAGCGAACCATAAACCGAATTGCGAAATTCCTGCAACAGCAGAACGAAATTAAAATAAAGCAATTTGAATCGGTTATCCGATATGTATCGGACAAGAAACAATGCAAAAGCAGATTACTCCTGGAGTATTTTGGAGAAACAGACACTAAAGAATGTGGCATCTGCTCATTTTGCATCACTCAGAAAAAAACAGAAAAGAGTCCTCTTGAAATTGCAAAAAACGTATTGGCCCTGCTTAAAAACTCGCCTTTATCCTCAAGAGAAATCGAAAATTCACTGGAATTAAGCACAGAGGAAACTATCTTTGCACTTCAGCTTTTGTTGGAAAACAACAAAGTAAAAATCAATAATCAAAACCAATACATTAGTCTATAA
- the fmt gene encoding methionyl-tRNA formyltransferase has protein sequence MEKLRIVFMGTPEFAVGILDTIYKNNYEIVGVITAADKPAGRGQKIKYSAVKEYSLEHNLHLLQPTNLKDETFLEELRSLNANLQIVVAFRMLPEVVWRMPKFGTFNLHASLLPEYRGAAPINWAIINGEIKTGVTTFFIDDKIDTGAMILSDEVTIGENESAGELHDRLMALGSGTVLKTLSLIEQGNVTTTIQSTSDDIKTAYKLNKDNCKIDFSKDGSEIHNLVRGLSPYPAAWCYIKDNDQEWNVKIYETSFMKDAHQHEQGKVLSTKKELKIAVRGGYLNIHSLQFPGKKRMQTHELLNGISFSENAIAL, from the coding sequence ATGGAAAAGTTACGCATTGTTTTTATGGGAACTCCCGAGTTTGCCGTAGGAATCCTTGACACTATATATAAGAACAATTATGAAATCGTTGGTGTGATCACCGCTGCAGACAAACCGGCGGGTCGCGGACAAAAGATCAAATATTCGGCGGTAAAAGAATACTCTTTGGAGCACAACCTTCATTTGTTGCAGCCTACCAACCTGAAAGACGAAACTTTTTTAGAAGAATTGCGAAGCCTTAACGCAAATCTTCAGATTGTTGTTGCTTTCAGAATGTTGCCTGAAGTAGTTTGGCGCATGCCTAAATTCGGAACCTTTAACCTTCACGCTTCTCTATTACCGGAATACCGCGGAGCAGCACCTATTAACTGGGCAATTATCAACGGAGAAATCAAAACCGGAGTGACCACGTTTTTCATAGACGATAAAATCGATACCGGAGCGATGATTCTAAGCGATGAAGTTACCATTGGCGAAAATGAATCGGCAGGTGAATTGCATGACCGCTTAATGGCATTGGGAAGCGGGACCGTTTTAAAGACATTATCCCTTATCGAGCAAGGAAACGTTACAACTACAATTCAGTCCACCAGTGATGACATAAAAACGGCTTATAAGCTTAATAAAGACAATTGCAAGATCGATTTCAGTAAAGACGGAAGCGAAATTCACAACCTGGTGCGTGGCTTGAGTCCGTATCCGGCAGCCTGGTGTTATATTAAAGACAACGATCAGGAGTGGAATGTAAAAATTTACGAAACCTCTTTCATGAAAGACGCTCATCAACATGAGCAAGGAAAGGTGCTTTCAACTAAAAAAGAATTGAAAATCGCAGTAAGAGGAGGTTATCTAAATATTCACAGTTTACAGTTTCCGGGAAAGAAAAGAATGCAGACACACGAACTTTTAAACGGAATTTCGTTCAGTGAAAATGCTATAGCGCTGTAG
- a CDS encoding HU family DNA-binding protein, with amino-acid sequence MNKSELIDAIAADAGITKAAAKLALESFLNNVEGTLTKGGRVSLVGFGSWSVSQRAAREGRNPQTGKTIKIAAKNVVKFKAGAELEGSLNKK; translated from the coding sequence ATGAACAAATCAGAATTAATCGATGCAATTGCTGCTGATGCAGGTATCACTAAAGCAGCTGCTAAATTGGCTTTAGAATCTTTCTTAAACAACGTAGAAGGAACTTTAACAAAAGGCGGAAGAGTATCATTAGTAGGTTTCGGATCTTGGTCAGTATCACAAAGAGCAGCAAGAGAAGGAAGAAACCCTCAAACTGGAAAAACTATCAAAATTGCTGCTAAAAATGTAGTAAAATTCAAGGCAGGAGCTGAGTTAGAAGGTTCTTTGAACAAAAAATAG
- a CDS encoding YqgE/AlgH family protein, translated as MISVKPKKGNLLVAEPSIIGDLSFNRSVVLLADHNAEGSVGFILNKPLQYTIHDLIPEINANFKIYNGGPVEQDNLYFIHNIPELIPNSIEISNGIYWGGDFEHTKNLINEGKIKRTNIRFFLGYTGWESHQLEDELEENSWIVSKNSYQNKIIGKSTTHFWKEKMMEQGGEYLIWSNAPENPILN; from the coding sequence ATGATATCAGTTAAGCCAAAAAAAGGAAATTTGCTTGTAGCGGAACCTTCAATTATCGGAGATTTATCATTTAACAGATCCGTGGTCCTACTAGCCGACCACAATGCAGAGGGATCTGTTGGGTTCATTTTGAACAAGCCCTTACAGTACACCATCCATGATTTAATTCCTGAAATTAATGCCAATTTCAAAATTTATAATGGTGGCCCTGTAGAACAAGACAACTTGTATTTTATTCACAACATTCCCGAACTGATACCAAATAGCATAGAAATCTCTAACGGTATCTATTGGGGAGGCGATTTTGAACACACTAAAAACCTTATCAACGAAGGAAAAATTAAAAGAACCAACATTCGCTTCTTTTTGGGTTACACCGGATGGGAATCACACCAATTGGAAGACGAATTAGAAGAAAACTCCTGGATTGTATCTAAAAACAGTTATCAAAACAAAATTATCGGAAAATCTACTACTCACTTCTGGAAAGAAAAGATGATGGAACAAGGCGGCGAATACCTTATCTGGTCTAACGCACCCGAAAACCCGATCTTAAACTAA